From Pyrenophora tritici-repentis strain M4 chromosome 1, whole genome shotgun sequence, the proteins below share one genomic window:
- a CDS encoding DUF4385 multi-domain protein, giving the protein MPSKPLTKAQRMAYRIGRGEKSVLTFEPYKSELLPLWRFKTVPIAQKSSSDIYAKYVEYRDAGDFVGMDMARKFLQMGMTRAMRYANHAGGRKYNRATGEELEKSKGHEGMREKREASAVFRGVWERVKGEEGYLEGKEGFLREQREWDREKKREEKGVEKEGGGVKSEGSDV; this is encoded by the coding sequence ATGCCATCCAAACCCCTCACAAAAGCCCAACGAATGGCCTACCGCATCGGCCGCGGCGAAAAAAGCGTCCTAACATTCGAGCCCTACAAATCCGAGTTACTCCCCCTCTGGCGCTTCAAAACCGTGCCCATTGCCCAAAAGTCGTCCTCAGACATCTACGCCAAATACGTCGAATATAGGGACGCCGGCGACTTTGTTGGCATGGATATGGCGCGCAAGTTTCTGCAGATGGGCATGACGCGCGCTATGCGGTATGCGAATCATGCGGGCGGGAGAAAGTATAATAGAGCCACGGGCGAGGAGCTGGAAAAGAGTAAGGGGCATGAGGGGATGAGGGAGAAGAGGGAGGCGAGTGCTGTTTTTAGGGGCGTGTGGGAGAGGGTGAAGGGGGAGGAGGGGTATCTGGAGGGGAAGGAGGGTTTTTTGAGGGAGCAGAGGGAGTGGGAtagggagaagaagagggaaGAGAAGGGGGTGGAGAAGGAGGGAGGTGGGGTTAAGAGTGAGGGTAGTGATGTATAA